The proteins below come from a single Miscanthus floridulus cultivar M001 chromosome 1, ASM1932011v1, whole genome shotgun sequence genomic window:
- the LOC136477882 gene encoding histidinol dehydrogenase, chloroplastic-like isoform X1 — translation MGSLRAPPPPAPLVGSTRVAFRSGIRFSSDTVLKYRGLTTSSAMKSYRLSELSDAEVSGLKARPRIDFSSIFGTVNPIVEDVRVRGDAAVKHYTEKFDKVTLDDVVVRVSDLPNAEFDPVVKEAFDVAYDNIYAFHVSQKLPEKTVENMKGVRCKRITRCIGSVGLYVPGGTAVLPSTALMLAVPAQIAGCKTIVLATPPSRDGSICKEVLYCAKKAGVTHILKAGGAQAISAMAWGTGSCPKVEKIFGPGNQYVTAAKMILQNSEAMVSIDMPAGPSEVLVIADKYANPVHVAADLLSQAEHGPDSQVVLVIAGDGVDLGAIDAEVSKQCNALPRGEFASKALSHSFTVFAKDMVEAISFSNLYAPEHLIINVKDAEKWEELVENAGSVFLGQWTPESVGDYASGTNHVLPTYGYARMYSGVSLNSFLKYITVQSLTEEGLRKLGPYVAKMAEVEGLEAHKRAVTLRLQEVEATVTV, via the exons ATGGGCAGCTtgcgcgccccgccgccgccggcgccgctcgTCGGAAGCACTAGGGTTGCCTTCCGTTCTGGGATTCGCTTTTCCTCCGACACAGTCCTCAAATACAGAG GGTTAACTACCAGTAGCGCGATGAAGTCGTATAGGCTATCCGAGCTCAGCGACGCCGAGGTCAGCGGCCTCAAGGCTCGTCCCCGCATCGATTTCTCGTCCATATTTGGCACG GTGAATCCAATCGTTGAGGATGTCCGTGTCAGAGGTGATGCAGCAGTTAAGCA CTACACAGAAAAGTTTGACAAGGTCACGCTCGATGATGTTGTCGTTCGTGTTAGCGATCTTCCAAATGCAGAG TTTGATCCAGTGGTGAAGGAAGCCTTCGATGTTGCATATGACAATATATATGCCTTCCATGTTTCACAAAAATTACCCGAGAAGACAGTTGAAAATATGAAA GGGGTAAGATGTAAGAGAATAACAAGGTGCATTGGTTCTGTCGGGCTGTATGTCCCAGGTGGCACTGCAGTCTTGCCTTCGACTGCATTGATGCTTGCTGTG CCTGCACAGATTGCTGGATGCAAAACTATTGTTCTTGCCACACCACCTAGCCGTGATGGTAGCATATGCAAG GAGGTTCTTTACTGTGCAAAGAAAGCTGGTGTGACACACATATTGAAAGCCGGAGGAGCTCAG GCAATCTCAGCAATGGCATGGGGAACTGGGTCGTGCCCAAAG GTTGAGAAGATTTTTGGGCCTGGCAACCAGTATGTAACAGCTGCCAAAATGATTCTTCAG AACAGTGAAGCTATGGTATCTATAGACATGCCTGCTGGCCCTTCTGAAGTTTTAGTCATTGCTGATAAATATGCGAACCCAGTTCATGTTGCTGCTGATCTGCTATCTCAG GCAGAACATGGCCCAGATAGTCAGGTTGTTCTAGTTATTGCTGGAGATGGTGTTGATTTGGGTGCCATTGATGCAGAAGTTAGCAAACAGTGCAACGCGCTTCCAAGAGGTGAATTTGCTTCAAAAGCACTTAGCCATAGCTTCACTGTGTTTGCCAAAGATATGGTTGAG GCTATATCATTCTCAAATCTGTATGCCCCTGAGCATTTGATCATCAATGTTAAGGATGCTGAGAAGTGGGAGGAGCTCGTCGAGAATGCAG GGTCAGTTTTCTTGGGCCAATGGACCCCAGAGAGCGTGGGTGATTATGCAAGCGGAACAAACCATGTCCTTCCAACCTATGGTTACGCGAGGATGTACAGTGGTGTATCACTGAACTCTTTCCTCAAATACATTACAGTCCAATCCCTAACAGAGGAAGGACTGAGAAAGCTGGGTCCATACGTCGCGAAGATGGCCGAAGTGGAAGGGCTAGAGGCTCACAAGAGAGCCGTTACCCTCAGACTGCAAGAGGTTGAGGCCACTGTAACCGTTTAG
- the LOC136477897 gene encoding protein ARV 2-like, producing MGDAQAAGEGPRCVGCGGRVKTLFVQYSPGNIRLMKCDNCKAVADPYIECEFMIILIDLILHKTRAYRHVLFNKLSMGSSVDKGIFYRSTLIHIALDAFRISFSKGNRADGASSRIIFSTISNCTEVIGDALLGNIIFMTMLLLGVRFILKLSFDIIRYRDVLFAVIISSYFKLFLFTMMVWEFPSSVIFIVEMFVLSSNVVALRVVSQFPKAHCFAVCLLAHAAKYLTQRWILGTP from the exons ATGGGTGATGCACAGGCAGCAGGGGAGGGTCCGCGCTGCGTTGGATGCGGCGGGCGCGTGAAGACGCTCTTCGTGCAGTACTCCCCGGGAAACATCCGCTTGATGAAATGC GATAATTGCAAGGCTGTTGCTGATCCCTACATCGAGTGCGAGTTCATG ATCATCTTGATTGATCTCATCCTGCACAAGACAAGGGCTTACCGCCATGTTCTGTTTAATAAGCTGAGCATGGGATCATCTGTTGACAAG GGAATATTTTACCGGTCTACTTTGATACATATTGCTCTTGACGCAT TCAGAATATCTTTTTCGAAAGGAAACAGAGCTGATGGGGCTTCTTCCAGGATTATTTTCTCAACAATTTCCAACTGCACTGAG GTTATTGGTGATGCATTGTTGGGAAACATCATATTTATGACCATGTTACTCCTGGGAGTGCGATTTATTCTCAAATTATCTTTTGATATTATAAG GTATAGGGATGTTCTGTTCGCTGTCATCATTTCAAGCTACTTCAAGTTGTTTCTTTTCACAATGATG GTTTGGGAGTTCCCATCATCTGTTATATTCATTGTTGAAATGTTTGTTCTCTCATCAAATGTTGTAGCCCTGAGAG TTGTTTCGCAGTTTCCAAAAGCCCACTGCTTCGCGGTCTGCTTACTAGCGCATGCAGCAAAATACTTGACCCAGCGATGGATCCTTGGAACGCCTTGA
- the LOC136477882 gene encoding histidinol dehydrogenase, chloroplastic-like isoform X2, whose protein sequence is MKSYRLSELSDAEVSGLKARPRIDFSSIFGTVNPIVEDVRVRGDAAVKHYTEKFDKVTLDDVVVRVSDLPNAEFDPVVKEAFDVAYDNIYAFHVSQKLPEKTVENMKGVRCKRITRCIGSVGLYVPGGTAVLPSTALMLAVPAQIAGCKTIVLATPPSRDGSICKEVLYCAKKAGVTHILKAGGAQAISAMAWGTGSCPKVEKIFGPGNQYVTAAKMILQNSEAMVSIDMPAGPSEVLVIADKYANPVHVAADLLSQAEHGPDSQVVLVIAGDGVDLGAIDAEVSKQCNALPRGEFASKALSHSFTVFAKDMVEAISFSNLYAPEHLIINVKDAEKWEELVENAGSVFLGQWTPESVGDYASGTNHVLPTYGYARMYSGVSLNSFLKYITVQSLTEEGLRKLGPYVAKMAEVEGLEAHKRAVTLRLQEVEATVTV, encoded by the exons ATGAAGTCGTATAGGCTATCCGAGCTCAGCGACGCCGAGGTCAGCGGCCTCAAGGCTCGTCCCCGCATCGATTTCTCGTCCATATTTGGCACG GTGAATCCAATCGTTGAGGATGTCCGTGTCAGAGGTGATGCAGCAGTTAAGCA CTACACAGAAAAGTTTGACAAGGTCACGCTCGATGATGTTGTCGTTCGTGTTAGCGATCTTCCAAATGCAGAG TTTGATCCAGTGGTGAAGGAAGCCTTCGATGTTGCATATGACAATATATATGCCTTCCATGTTTCACAAAAATTACCCGAGAAGACAGTTGAAAATATGAAA GGGGTAAGATGTAAGAGAATAACAAGGTGCATTGGTTCTGTCGGGCTGTATGTCCCAGGTGGCACTGCAGTCTTGCCTTCGACTGCATTGATGCTTGCTGTG CCTGCACAGATTGCTGGATGCAAAACTATTGTTCTTGCCACACCACCTAGCCGTGATGGTAGCATATGCAAG GAGGTTCTTTACTGTGCAAAGAAAGCTGGTGTGACACACATATTGAAAGCCGGAGGAGCTCAG GCAATCTCAGCAATGGCATGGGGAACTGGGTCGTGCCCAAAG GTTGAGAAGATTTTTGGGCCTGGCAACCAGTATGTAACAGCTGCCAAAATGATTCTTCAG AACAGTGAAGCTATGGTATCTATAGACATGCCTGCTGGCCCTTCTGAAGTTTTAGTCATTGCTGATAAATATGCGAACCCAGTTCATGTTGCTGCTGATCTGCTATCTCAG GCAGAACATGGCCCAGATAGTCAGGTTGTTCTAGTTATTGCTGGAGATGGTGTTGATTTGGGTGCCATTGATGCAGAAGTTAGCAAACAGTGCAACGCGCTTCCAAGAGGTGAATTTGCTTCAAAAGCACTTAGCCATAGCTTCACTGTGTTTGCCAAAGATATGGTTGAG GCTATATCATTCTCAAATCTGTATGCCCCTGAGCATTTGATCATCAATGTTAAGGATGCTGAGAAGTGGGAGGAGCTCGTCGAGAATGCAG GGTCAGTTTTCTTGGGCCAATGGACCCCAGAGAGCGTGGGTGATTATGCAAGCGGAACAAACCATGTCCTTCCAACCTATGGTTACGCGAGGATGTACAGTGGTGTATCACTGAACTCTTTCCTCAAATACATTACAGTCCAATCCCTAACAGAGGAAGGACTGAGAAAGCTGGGTCCATACGTCGCGAAGATGGCCGAAGTGGAAGGGCTAGAGGCTCACAAGAGAGCCGTTACCCTCAGACTGCAAGAGGTTGAGGCCACTGTAACCGTTTAG